From one Silene latifolia isolate original U9 population unplaced genomic scaffold, ASM4854445v1 scaffold_70, whole genome shotgun sequence genomic stretch:
- the LOC141640015 gene encoding uncharacterized protein LOC141640015, whose amino-acid sequence MAHFVACHKTGDASNVADLYFREILRLHGVPRTIVSDRNSKFLSYFWNTLWKNVGTKMLFSTSHHLQTDGQTEVTNRTLGTLLRGLVSKTQKDWDLNLAHSEFAYNRSPTYVTKHSPFEIVYGVNPFLPLDLIPLPEYELVHKDAEAKLKAMIKLQKQVRNRIETINEIYKRKSNKNRRSRVFNEEDLAWIELPGDSGVYATFNIGDLSPYIDDDSIEELRTIPFQGGGDDTDINTLDEVVIECGDPMGIKNGSNSNTSILAHQTWLGANNRQEVSMITTQGPKIRKETPYKP is encoded by the exons ATGGCTCATTTCGTAGCATGCCACAAGACGGGCGACGCTAGCAATGTGGCTGATTTGTACTTCCGAGAGATACTCCGTCTTCATGGAGTTCCGAGAACAATAGTCTCTGATCGTAACTCCAAGTTCTTAAGTTATTTTTGGAACACCCTATGGAAGAATGTAGGCACCAAGATGTTGTTTAGTACGTCTCACCATCTCCAAACCGATGGACAAACAGAGGTGACGAATAGAACTCTTGGAACATTGTTGCGTGGTCTCGTAAGCAAGACTCAAAAGGATTGGGACTTAAATCTCGCTCATTCCGAGTTCGCCTACAATCGATCTCCGACATACGTAACAAAGCACTCCCCATTTGAAATTGTGTATGGCGTGAATCCCTTCCTACCACTTGATCTTATTCCTTTACCGGAATATGAACTAGTACATAAGGATGCGGAGGCAAAGTTAAAAGCAATGATCAAGCTACAAAAGCAAGTGCGAAATAGAATTGAGACCATCAATGAAATATACAAGCGAAAGTCTAACAAGAATCGCCGATCTAGGGTCTTCAATGAAGAGGATTTGGCTTGG ATCGAACTCCCTGGAGACTCTGGTGTTTATGCCACCTTCAACATAGGCGATCTCTCTCCTTATATCGACGACGATAGTATTGaggaattgaggacaattccttttcaagggggaggagatGATACGGATATCAACACCTTAGATGAAGTGGTAATCGAATGTGGAGATCCTATGGGCATCAAGAATGGTTCGAATTCAAACACGTCAATATTAGCACATCAAACGTGGTTGGGTGCTAACAATAGACAAGAGGTTTCCATGATCACGACTCAAGGACCCAAAATCCGCAAAGAAACTCCCTATAAGCCGTGA